The Streptomyces sp. ALI-76-A nucleotide sequence GGCCCGACCACCATGAACGCCAGCCGGGCCGTCGGTGAGAAGCCGCTCAGCGAGGCGGCGACGAACGCGTCCGCCTCACTGCACACGCACAGCACCACCGCCAGGACGGCGAGCAGCAGCACCGACAGCCAGGCGGACCCGGTGAACACGTCGAGCACCGACCTCGGTACGACGATGTCGAAGGTCGCCGCGGCCGCCGCGCCCACCACCAAGAAGCCGCCCGCGTGCAGGAAGTCGTGCTGGAGCCCGGCCCGGAACGCACCCCAGCGGCCGCGGCCCGACGGCCCCCCGGACGCCGTACGGACCCGTCCGGGAAGCCACTCCTCCCGGCCGAACCGCACCCACAGCCAGCCCATGACGACCGCGGTGGTGAGCGAGGCCAGCAGCCGGGCCGCGACCATCGCCGGGTCGCCGGGGAAGGCGATGGACGTGGCGATCAGCACGACCGGGTTGATCGCGGGCGCGGAGAGCAGGAAGGCGAGGGCGGCGGCCGGGGCGACCCCACGCCGCATCAGACTGTCGGCAACCGGCACCGAGGCGCACTCACAGCCCGGCAGGACGACGCCGGCCGCACCGGCGACGGGCACGGCCAGCGCCGGACGGCGGGGCAGGACGCGGCTGAAGACCCGCTCCGGCACGAAGGCGCCGATCGCCGCCGACACGAGCGTGCCGAGCATCAGGAACGGCACGCCCTGGACGACCACCGCCGTGAACACCGTCCACCAGGCGGCCACCGGCGGGGTGTAGAGGTCCAGGGCGAGCAGCGGGCCGAGGACCGCGCCGACCGTGACGATGACGATCAGGGCGAGGCCGCCCAGCACCACGTGCACGAGAGTGCGGACGGCCGACACCGTCCCGTCGGCCGGTCCCCGCACCCGCTCGTGACTGCCCTGGCTCACCGTGCCCCTTGTTTCCCGCCTCGCCCGTCCGGTCCGCGCCACCGTAGCGCCCGCCGGAGGCCGGGGCGGCGGCAGGTGACGTCGACCCGTCGCGGAGCGGCGTCGGGCAGGTCCCGACGGCGGCGGCCGGGACGCGTCGAGCATCGCGGTCGTCTCGTCGCAGATCAGCCGGCGTGGGGCAGGACGAGCGCGCGGGCGAGGCCGGCGCGCTGGAGCCGGCCGTCGCTGACCTCGTGGGGGCGGCGGTGCAGCAGGTCAACCGTCAGGCCGACGGATCGGGCCAGTTCGAGGACCCGTTCGGCCGCTTCCGTACGGCGGCCCGTGGCGCGCAGCGGCTCGGCGATGAGGTCGGTGAGCCGCAGGCGGGGATCCGCGGAGAGCCTGGGCAGCTGGAAGACGACGCCGAAGGCGGTGCGCAGCGCGCTCGGGGCGACGTGCCGCCAGCGCCGTACGGGCCGGCCGTCGATCGACCACCAGGTCCCTGCTTCATCGCTCCGACGGGCTGGGAGCGGTGCACAGTGCCCAGATCACGAACCCGTTGATGACGATCAGGACGACGGCCCAGAACGGCGCGTAGGGGAGCCAGAGGAAGTTCGCCAGCATGGCCAGACCGGCCAGCGCCACGCCGACGACCCTGGCCCAGGTGGCGCCCCGGAACAGGGCCGCGCCGGCGAGAGTGATGACGACGCCCATGATCAGGTGGATCCAGCCCCATCCGGTGAGATCGAACTCGAACACGTAGTTGCGGGTGGCGACGAACACATCGTCATCGGCGATGGCGGCGATGCCCGCGAAGAGCGTCATCAGACCACCGAAGATCATCAGAACGCCCGCGAAGACCAGCCATCCGCTGCCGCCACCGGTCCTGGCCGGACTCCGCACCGCCGTACCAGAACGGCGCTCACCCACATGACTGGTCATCATCGGCTCCTCCGTGTCGTAGGACCCCGCGCCGCCACACGTTCGCGTTCCGCCGGGGCTGCTTCCAATCTCGTCCCGTCAGGCGCCCCGCGCACCTCGGGATCCTCGGACGGCAGCTCTCGACGCGCGACCCGCGCACCATCCGTGCAGGCCAGGGCGGGTGGAACTAGGCATGTGGCCGTTTTGCGTGCCGGTCCGCATGCCGGCCCGCGTATCGGTCCTGGCGTCTGCGCACGGTGAAGGCACACGCGAGCATGCCGAGACCCCAGGCGATGAGCAGGGCGCCCCACAGCGGCATGGTCACCTTCGGAACGAGCAGGCGGATCTCGACGTGCGCGCGGTTCTCGAAGATGAAGACCAGAGCGATCGCGGTGATCAGAACGAACGGAGTGAGGCGGCGGACACCGGGGCGGGAAAGGAACGGTGTGTGCGGCTGTGGGTCTGTGCCGGTTCGAGCCATGAGATGTCTCTCCCTCACGTGTCCCCTTCGTCCAGCGTCCTCTCCCAGCACGCGGCTCGCTACCGAAGGAGCCACCGGCCCGAGGCCGCGGCGGCTCACAGCGAAGGGTGGGGCAGGGCTCGCAGGCGGGCGGTGGCGGCGGTCCCCGACTCCGCCGCACGGCCGGAAAAGGCACCGGGCCGACATTGGGTGGCGCCGGCTCGGAGGGGTCTCGAACCTGCCCTCGGCGGATTCCCCGTCCAGCGCCCAGTCGGGGCTCGGCCGCGTGGTCCTGCGCCGTGCAGGAGTGTGTTGATGACGAGTGCGGCCGGCGCGTCGGGATCCTGTGCGGCCGGGTCCCGGTCCGCGCCGGGCCTGTCGAGGGCCTCGCTCAGGAGCGCGTAGTACACCTGCCGCGTCCAGTCCAGGTCCGCGTCCGGGGCGAGGATTCCCTCACTCCGCGCGCTGGTCAGGAGTTCGACGGTGTACCTGTCGATCTCGGCCCAGAGGGCGGCCGCGGTCTCGGTGTGGGCGGTGGCGTGACTGAGGGTGGAGCGCCAGGTGTTCTTGACCCGCAGGACGTTCGCGGTCACCCGGTACAGGGTCACGAGCGCGGGAGCGGAGTTGGGCCGCACCTCCCCGATGGCGTCGAGGAGCCGCTGCTTCGCGGAGACGGCGAGCGCCTCCAGCAGCGCCTGCCGGTTCGCGACTTCGCCGCTCGCACCCGCTTCCCGTACGCCGACGAAGTCGTCGTCGACCGGCCGCACCGCTACCTCGCAGCCACCGAGACCGACGCCCGCACGGACGTCCGCCCCGCCCGTCAGCGCGAGCGCGGCGAGGAGGCGAGCACGCGAGACAGCTCCAGTTCCAGGTCAGTTGTGACCCGCGTCCGGCGCCGCATCGGCGGCCGGACCGGCGCGGAGCACGGCCCTGTAGAGGGCGTCATGCCGGGGTGAGGCGGGCAGGGTGCCGCGGGCGGGGGCCTCGAAGGACTGGATGAACAGGGCGACAACGCGGCGCCGGGCGCCGGGGGCGGCGTCGCCGGTGGCGTTGACGACACCGGCGTTGGCCATGTGCAGCAGCACCAGGTCCGAGGACCGGTGGCGCCGCCCTCGCTGCTGGTCCGGTAGGCGGCTGGCCGCGCCAAGGACGTCCACCCGATGCCCACGCAACAGGCATATCGGACAAGGAATCGCCCCGGAGACACCGTCGGCCCGGACACGCCCGCGCAGCCTCGGCCCCTGGCATCGGGCCCTGGATCCTGGCATCGGCCCTGAGGGCAGCCGCCCAGACCGCGAGCGACACTCTCGATCATCTACTCAGCCGCAGGTCGGATGGGCTGGATCTCCTCCGACCGCCGCCGGACCCCCAACCCACGAGCCGCGGATTCAGTCCGTTCAGGCGAAGTTGACGGTCCGGCAGGCCAAAAATGAACGTTTCGGCAGGTCAGAGGCCTGCATGGTGGGGCGGGTGGGACTCGAACCCACGGCCGACGGATTATGAGTCCGCTGCTCTAACCGGCTGAGCTACCGCCCCATGCGGCGTGTCGCGTACACCTGTGCGCGCCGTCTGCCGCAGCATAGCCGCTCATACGATCTCCTGCTTCGGCATGGTCGACTTCGCACGGCGCCCACGGCCTTAGGACCGCGCAGCGCTCCGCACGGTTCCCCGGGACATGAAAAAGGACCCCTACGGGGTCCTCGTTCAGCATGCTCTCCCGACTGGACTCGAACCAGTAACCTGCCGGTTAACAGCCGGCTGCTCTGCCAATTGAGCTACGGAAGATCGAAGCTCCCCCGACTGGACTCGAACCAGTAACCTGCCGGTTAACAGCCGGCTGCTCTGCCAATTGAGCTACGGAGGAACGCCTCGTTGCATCGAACGTTGCTCCCTGGGTATTCGCCAGGGGGCGGGCGCTCTCTGCGACACATACATTAGCGCAAGCAGGGGGGTGCTCCGCCAATCGGTTCCCCCCGGCACCGACACCACGCCTTGGACCAACACACGGGAAGGGTGGCCGCCATGCGCTACCGGCTCACGTTCGTCGTCGGGCTCGCTCTGGGTTACGTGCTGGGCACGAAGGCCGGACGCGAGCGCTACGAGCAGTTGAAGAAATCCGCGCGTCAGGTCGCGCAGAACCCCGCCGTCCGCAACAGCGCCGAGTCGGCCGCCCAGCAGGGCCGCCAGTTCGCGGGCAAGGCGTACCAGGCGGTGAGCGACAAGGTCGGCGACCGGGTCCCGGACTCGGTGGCCCAGCGCGTGCGGTCCCTGCGCGAGCGCAACACGAACGGCACCGCCGAGGACGACTGGGGCACGAGCAACCCGTAGGGGGCCTCCACGACACCGGGGACACCCCCTCCCGCAGGGATGCGGGGCTGTGACATGTGCGGCTCCGCCGCGCGGGCGCGACCAGCCAGGACGCGCCCGCGACCGTCACTTCGCCCGCACCCCTGCGGCGCCCGTGGCCCGGACCGGTGCGGCAGTACGGCAGAATTTTGGCCATGGGGATAGTCGCCGGGTTGGACAGTTCGCCCGAATTCACTCGTATCGTCGTCTGCGACACGGACACCGGTGCCGTGCTCAGGCAGGGCTATGCGCCGCATC carries:
- a CDS encoding TetR/AcrR family transcriptional regulator, which produces MRPVDDDFVGVREAGASGEVANRQALLEALAVSAKQRLLDAIGEVRPNSAPALVTLYRVTANVLRVKNTWRSTLSHATAHTETAAALWAEIDRYTVELLTSARSEGILAPDADLDWTRQVYYALLSEALDRPGADRDPAAQDPDAPAALVINTLLHGAGPRGRAPTGRWTGNPPRAGSRPLRAGATQCRPGAFSGRAAESGTAATARLRALPHPSL
- a CDS encoding permease, giving the protein MRGPADGTVSAVRTLVHVVLGGLALIVIVTVGAVLGPLLALDLYTPPVAAWWTVFTAVVVQGVPFLMLGTLVSAAIGAFVPERVFSRVLPRRPALAVPVAGAAGVVLPGCECASVPVADSLMRRGVAPAAALAFLLSAPAINPVVLIATSIAFPGDPAMVAARLLASLTTAVVMGWLWVRFGREEWLPGRVRTASGGPSGRGRWGAFRAGLQHDFLHAGGFLVVGAAAAATFDIVVPRSVLDVFTGSAWLSVLLLAVLAVVLCVCSEADAFVAASLSGFSPTARLAFMVVGPVVDLKLIALQTGTFGKAFAVRFSAATWVVAVASSVLVGWWLL
- a CDS encoding YtxH domain-containing protein, with the protein product MRYRLTFVVGLALGYVLGTKAGRERYEQLKKSARQVAQNPAVRNSAESAAQQGRQFAGKAYQAVSDKVGDRVPDSVAQRVRSLRERNTNGTAEDDWGTSNP